Genomic window (Methanococcus voltae):
ACAGATATCGTACCCTTCAGAACTTCTACCATATCCCTTAAATTTGTACTTATATTTATTTAAAAATTCGTCATTAATTTCTATTGGTTCGAGTATACGTTCTTTAGGCACTTGAATGTTTGGATTAGCTTCTATTTTGGTTGTTGAGTTAATATCTAAAGAATAACCCAATTCAACAGGTATGCAAAGCGGAGTAAGCCCTCCAATTAGTGCGACACCTATTTCTTCGTCATTTAAGTTTATCCCTAATACATTATTTTCCCCATAACATATTACAGATTTTAAGTTGTCTTTTTTTAATAATTGCTTAAATTCGTCTAATTTTGATTTTGGTATTACCCTAAAATTAGCTGGGATATAACCTTCCCCATTTTCAATTGTACTCAGTACTTCAGTCTTTTTTTGCATTATAAAAGCTATTAATGGGTCTACAGATGTTTTTTTGAACTCGATAACTCCTTTAAAATTAACAGGCTTATTATCTTCATATTTAACAATACCGCCGTGTTTTGGCATTGACATTATTCCATTCTTAATTAAATAATTGTCAAAATTTATATTACAAAGTGTTTCTACATTTAATCTTAAATTATTATCTTTTTTATCCAATTGTTCCATTTTTAAATAATTTCCGGTACTATATCCATGTTTAAAGCTTAAAAGAATTAATTCCTTTAATTTTTTAAGCTCTTCCTTTGATTCTGAATTTTCTTTTAAGTTAAAAGTTCCCCTATTTACAATAACGGTTTCAGGATAATTACCTTTTGTAAGTTTATCATATATATTGCCTGAAATAGAGCCTATTCTGTGAGCTACATTGGCTTTTTGTAATTCTTCGGCTCCTTTTTCAGTGATAATTCTTCCAGAGTACCCTACTCTTTCCGTTAGTTCATCATCATCCATTGATTGCAAATGATATCTAACTGCACGTTCTCCAATGTCATAGCCCCGTAATTTTAAATCTTCGGCTATTATTTTGGCACCTATCGGTTTATCATATTTCGAGAGTAGATTCAAAATAGCAATATTTAGGTTTTTAGTCATATTCGTCCCTCACCTAAATTAGAGTTATATAATAATTTGAATATGTTTAATTTGTTATATATACCTATAGATTTGAATTTGAAAATTTTTTGAAAAATAAAAAAGAGTATGGAGTTATATTTATTTATTTATTAATTAATAAATATTTTAAATGATTTCTACACTATTAGCGATTAAAATACCTGGATAACATCTTAAAACTATATTTCCACCCACTTTAATTTCTGCATCTGTTTTTAGGTCCTGTTCATCGCACAAAAGTTTAGTTTCTGGAGATATGCGTATGATTAAGGGGGAACCATTGCTTTTGTTGATGATTACGTCATATACACCATTTTCATCTTTTTCTAAAATATCAACGATTTTTCCGTTCGTATAATTATCTAAATTATCTAAATTATCTAAATCGTTTGAATTATTTAAATTAGTATTCTCTAAATCTGAATTATTTAAATTAGAACTATTTGAGTTTGAGTTATCAAATAAATTTAAAAATCCATTCCATATATCATATAATAAACTACTTACCGTATATCCATTATTTTCATCATAATTAGATTTTTCATTTTCTGAACTTATTAAAACCGGCGTTTTATCTTCTGAATTAATAACGGGCATTGCAAAAACTGACGTGGTAAATAAAGAACCTAAAATCGCCAAAATTATCATATGCTTTTTTATTTTTTTCACATTTATATTCATTTTATCACCAAAAATCACTATGGTTTAAAACTTATATAAAAATGGAGATTATGTAAGGAATTGACCGAACGATAATTTTGGTTTAAATTGATATAAAATACATAACTAAAAAATAACCGATAAAAAATATATTATAAAAAATATAAAATATATTATAAAAAATAAAATTATTAATAAAATAATAGGTAATAAGTAATAAGTAATAATTACTAATTATTAATTAATTAATTAATTAATTTCTAACTTTTTTAGCAACTACGATGTAATTGCCCATTTTCATTTTGCTGTGATGTTTTCTAACGTTTGCGTGGTGAGCATCTTCTTTTACGGATTTTTTATCTTCCAATGCAAAAATACCCAATATTTTAAAGCCTTTTTTTTCCAAATGATTTGTATATCCATCTAATGTTAAACTGTTTTCAAAAGTATAGCAAATTTTTTCTTTTTTAGTTCCGGTAAAACTAAACATATTCCAATCTATACCTTCAAAAGCCTTTTTAACAGCGTATTTTTTATCAATAGTTTCTGGAAAAGCCTGTTTATTTGCAAAAATACCATTTAAAGCAGTTGCTTCACAAATTTTGTCAATTACTGCTGGATTTTTACCTCCTGGGTTGTAGGAACTAAATATTAAGTCGTAGCCTTCAGAATTATTTGAATCTAATGTATCTACGAAATTATCGGTAAAGAAATTACCTGAAACAGTTGATACCCTATCAGAACCGTATTCTTCAATATATTTCTTAGTTTCTTCGCAAACTTCCGGTAAATCAAATACTTTACATTTTGAATCTTCATTTAAGTAGGATAAAGCGATACCATACAATCCGTGCCCGCCTGCCACATCTAAGATACTTTTAGCACTTTTTACTTCTTCAAAGTGCTTTAAATAGTTGATTGTTAATTGCAATTCGCCTGCCCTACAATCAATCGCCATCCTTTTAATTATATCGGGGAAGAAAGCTCCTTCCTCAGTTTTTAATTCTCCTGCTTTCAATGTTTCATCTAAATTAATCCATCTGT
Coding sequences:
- a CDS encoding DUF128 domain-containing protein — its product is MTKNLNIAILNLLSKYDKPIGAKIIAEDLKLRGYDIGERAVRYHLQSMDDDELTERVGYSGRIITEKGAEELQKANVAHRIGSISGNIYDKLTKGNYPETVIVNRGTFNLKENSESKEELKKLKELILLSFKHGYSTGNYLKMEQLDKKDNNLRLNVETLCNINFDNYLIKNGIMSMPKHGGIVKYEDNKPVNFKGVIEFKKTSVDPLIAFIMQKKTEVLSTIENGEGYIPANFRVIPKSKLDEFKQLLKKDNLKSVICYGENNVLGINLNDEEIGVALIGGLTPLCIPVELGYSLDINSTTKIEANPNIQVPKERILEPIEINDEFLNKYKYKFKGYGRSSEGYDICSVADLKRLNVLKDYNVKPVLSKMISMMHEVKFDLNNESGRIIVNMAKIDLKYEEKVLKLLKEIYKRDLSTSNKLKVEIDVKNECLNIYTVCSLTFDGILLENQIPVIPYYGGLLERPEMRFIEAIAYEGTSLDPHEVFFDKADGKTTILAGLRKVPMYSKSKIEEIYETLGWNSILEFGRPNNDLCGIRVETEMLGYVSVGGTNPFAYLNINDIPVKIETHYKIMDYSELEDYNSIL
- a CDS encoding methyltransferase, which translates into the protein MSKNVMETPKIEPEQIENLFEDAYLGLRKFFLLSFCLKYNVFELLDTQKTFNEIEVWYEKQGFQPNKNLLLNMLDALVQFGLIKVYHESYSSDDIFYKATELSKTYLNPNSEFSKINSLAPFYTYGERANRWINLDETLKAGELKTEEGAFFPDIIKRMAIDCRAGELQLTINYLKHFEEVKSAKSILDVAGGHGLYGIALSYLNEDSKCKVFDLPEVCEETKKYIEEYGSDRVSTVSGNFFTDNFVDTLDSNNSEGYDLIFSSYNPGGKNPAVIDKICEATALNGIFANKQAFPETIDKKYAVKKAFEGIDWNMFSFTGTKKEKICYTFENSLTLDGYTNHLEKKGFKILGIFALEDKKSVKEDAHHANVRKHHSKMKMGNYIVVAKKVRN